In Euphorbia lathyris chromosome 10, ddEupLath1.1, whole genome shotgun sequence, a single genomic region encodes these proteins:
- the LOC136208395 gene encoding (+)-borneol dehydrogenase 1-like, producing MEKETIPILVTPEQRLAGKVAIITGGASGIGASTVQLFHENGAKVVIADIQDALGRALAQKLGQNAIYIHCDVSKEEEIRSLVDQTVNKYGKLDIMYNNAGIVDRPFTRFIESKKSDLDRLISINLIGAILGAKHAARVMIPQQKACILFTTSACTAIGGLGTQSYALTKHGIWGLSKSLASELSPNGIRVNCISPFGIATPVAGITVPRFISDFALSFTGNLKGQILKTEDIAKAALYLASDEANHVSGLNLVVDGGFSVVNPSFVNLFASSMRSIYFIQRVVKLYGTPLIASFMLGCLVVLISMSSFMMI from the exons ATGGAAAAGGAGACTATTCCTATCCTTGTAACGCCGGAACAAAG ATTAGCCGGAAAAGTAGCAATTATAACAGGAGGAGCAAGCGGGATAGGAGCCAGCACGGTTCAACTTTTCCACGAAAATGGAGCCAAAGTTGTTATTGCTGATATTCAAGATGCCCTTGGCCGAGCCCTTGCGCAAAAGCTCGGCCAAAACGCCATTTACATCCACTGCGATGTtagcaaagaagaagaaatcaggaGTCTCGTAGATCAAACGGTTAACAAGTACGGGAAGCTAGACATTATGTACAACAATGCAG GAATAGTAGATCGTCCATTCACAAGGTTCATAGAGAGCAAAAAATCAGACTTAGATCGCCTAATAAGCATAAACTTAATTGGTGCAATCCTCGGAGCCAAACATGCAGCAAGAGTCATGATTCCACAGCAGAAAGCCTGCATATTATTCACAACAAGTGCTTGCACAGCAATAGGAGGACTCGGAACTCAATCATATGCCCTAACTAAACATGGAATTTGGGGATTATCAAAAAGCTTAGCATCAGAATTATCCCCAAATGGAATTAGGGTTAATTGCATTTCACCCTTTGGAATTGCAACCCCTGTAGCTGGAATAACTGTCCCTAGATTTATATCAGATTTTGCTTTGAGTTTTACTGGTAATCTCAAGGGACAGATTTTGAAGACAGAAGATATTGCTAAAGCTGCTCTTTATCTTGCTAGTGACGAAGCTAATCATGTTAGTGGTCTTAATCTTGTTGTTGATGGTGGGTTTAGTGTTGTTAATCCTAGTTTTGTTAATCTTTTTGCTAGTTCGATGAGGAGTATTTATTTCATCCAAAGGGTTGTTAAGTTGTATGGAACTCCATTGATTGCTTCATTTATGTTGGGTTGTTTGGTGGTTTTGATTTCCATGTCATCGTTTATGATGATATGA